The Apium graveolens cultivar Ventura chromosome 6, ASM990537v1, whole genome shotgun sequence genome contains a region encoding:
- the LOC141667917 gene encoding polygalacturonase QRT3-like — protein MRMQPFPFRSTALLFLIMFLFVNEISCNFLKQKKLYEFETKLDHKTAAAAAAAAPVPSTTPKSVGRVFYPIGYGADPTGAHDSSAAILKTIEAAIASEKQGLQLMPGITDMGGVIIDLQGGGFKIDKPIRLPAYTGNLVIQGGTFRASETFPTDRHLVELWSPHSVKLDSTQVAKLDGFSDEKVQTNGIYYEAITFRDILFDSGFRGGGIFVVDSARIRIVDCFFLHFKTQGIQVQKGHETFISTCFLGAHPTVGGDKGERDFEGTAIDLASNDNAVTDIAIFSAAIGITLRGPANMITGVHCYNKATYFGGVGILVKAGQTRIDNCYLDYNSIIIEDPSQVHVTNGFFLGEGNVVLKAIKGKISGLTIVDNMFTGNSKSSKPTISLDGKFTNINQVVIDQNTVNGMRLKTTVGKLVVAAKGKKWTADFSSLLVFPNQINHVQYSVYLPGSKGGFAGHALTKISENVVVVESEKEVNGFISVAVDQYNMADEPNLLI, from the exons ATGAGGATGCAGCCGTTTCCATTTAGATCAACAGCCCTTTTGTTCTTGATTATGTTTCTTTTCGTAAACGAAATATCTTGTAATTTCCTCAAACAGAAGAAACTATATGAATTCGAAACCAAGCTTGATCACAAAAccgcagcagcagcagcagcagcagctcCCGTTCCTTCAACCACCCCTAAG AGTGTTGGAAGAGTGTTTTATCCCATAGGGTACGGAGCTGACCCCACCGGGGCGCATGACAGCAGTGCTGCAATACTTAAAACAATTGAAGCTGCAATAGCCAGTGAAAAACAAGGGCTGCAACTAATGCCCGGGATTACAGACATGGGTGGTGTTATTATTGATTTACAAGGCGGCGGTTTCAAAATCGACAAGCCCATTCGCCTCCCTGCCTATACCGGCAATCTCGTG ATACAAGGAGGAACATTTCGCGCATCAGAGACATTTCCAACTGATCGGCATCTAGTTGAACTATGGTCACCACACTCTGTCAAACTCGATAGTACACAAGTTGCTAAACTAGATGGTTTCTCCGACGAAAAAGTCCAAACTAATGGGATATACTATGAGGCCATCACTTTCAGAGACATTCTCTTCGATTCAGGTTTCCGAGGAGGTGGCATTTTTGTTGTTGATTCAGCTAGAATCCGAATAGTAGATTGCTTCTTTCTCCACTTCAAGACGCAAGGTATTCAAGTACAAAAAGGTCATGAAACTTTCATTTCAACTTGTTTCCTTGGTGCACATCCAACTGTAGGGGGCGATAAAGGTGAAAGGGATTTCGAAGGCACGGCCATTGACCTTGCTAGCAATGATAATGCAGTCACTGATATTGCAATTTTCTCAGCAGCCATTGGAATTACATTGAGAGGTCCTGCTAATATGATTACAGGCGTACATTGTTACAACAAAGCTACATATTTTGGCGGTGTTGGAATTTTGGTCAAGGCCGGACAAACTAGAATTGACAATTGTTACTTAGATTACAATTCTATAATCATTGAAGATCCTTCTCAAGTTCATGTTACCAATGGATTTTTCCTCGGAGAAGGAAATGTTGTGCTTAAGGCAATTAAAGGGAAGATATCTGGACTGACTATTGTTGATAACATGTTTACCGGAAATTCTAAAAGTTCAAAACCAACAATAAGTTTAGATGGCAAATTTACAAATATTAATCAAGTTGTGATTGATCAGAACACTGTCAACGGAATGAGACTGAAGACTACGGTTGGGAAGTTAGTTGTGGCTGCAAAAGGGAAGAAATGGACTGCAGATTTTTCGTCACTACTGGTGTTTCCAAATCAAATAAATCATGTTCAGTACTCAGTATATCTCCCGGGATCTAAAGGAGGGTTTGCAGGGCATGCCTTGACAAAGATTTCGGAGAATGTTGTGGTGGTTGAAAGTGAAAAGGAGGTTAATGGCTTCATTTCTGTTGCAGTTGATCAGTACAACATGGCTGACGAACCCAATCTACTGATTTAG